From Salarias fasciatus chromosome 5, fSalaFa1.1, whole genome shotgun sequence, a single genomic window includes:
- the LOC115388307 gene encoding LOW QUALITY PROTEIN: class E basic helix-loop-helix protein 40-like (The sequence of the model RefSeq protein was modified relative to this genomic sequence to represent the inferred CDS: deleted 2 bases in 1 codon; substituted 1 base at 1 genomic stop codon) — MERITSAQPPPPRVPNSLDIADMQGMDFPIYVYKPRRNMKRMEESKETYKLPHRLIEKKRRDRINECIAQLKDLLPEHLKLTTLGHLEKAVVLELTLKHVKALSTLLEQQQQKIMALQKDLQISDHGGDGAESSEEMFRSGFHLCAKEVLHYLASQESSRDLTPSHVISHIQKVAAEVMQHQQVDEPARQPSEKSRKAPAEPARASEGPGKNCVPVIQRTYPHGTGELSGSDTDTDSGYGGEHEKPKTQWSESHRREGEQARRCVVXGVGGAIKQEGDEPRAKKSKSDSSEDEVLSGHSAGVPGSYMSFSPNQPPFCLPFYLLPPAAAAAAAYLPMLEKCWYPGGMPVMYPGMSGSPASLPAETAPPSLVMSPRAGSPGPLQTPLDSPALHKALKQIPPLNLETKD, encoded by the exons ATGGAGAGGATTACCAGTGCGCAACCACCGCCTCCCCGCGTGCCAAACTCTCTGGATATAGCTGACATGCAAGG AATGGACTTTCCCATTTATGTGTACAAACCCAGGAGAAACATGAAGCGCATGGAAGAAAGCaag GAGACGTACAAGCTGCCGCACCGACTGATCGAGAAGAAAAGACGCGACAGAATTAACGAGTGCATCGCGCAGCTGAAGGATTTGTTACCAGAACATCTTAAGCTGACG ACCCTGGGTCATTTGGAGAAAGCCGTGGTGCTGGAGCTCACTCTCAAGCATGTGAAGGCCCTGAGCaccctgctggagcagcagcagcagaaaatcaTGGCGTTGCAGAAGGACTTACAGATCA GCGACCATGGAGGCGACGGCGCCGAGAGCAGCGAGGAGATGTTCCGCTCCGGCTTCCACCTGTGCGCCAAAGAGGTGCTCCACTACCTGGCCAGCCAAGAGAGCAGCAGGGACCTGACCCCGTCCCACGTCATCAGCCACATCCAGAAGGTCGCGGCCGAAGTCATGCAGCACCAGCAGGTGGACGAACCCGCCCGTCAGCCTTCGGAAAAGTCGAGGAAGGCCCCGGCGGAGCCCGCCAGGGCCTCCGAGGGCCCGGGCAAGAACTGTGTTCCCGTCATTCAGAGGACTTACCCCCACGGGACGGGCGAGCTGAGCGGCAGCGACACGGACACTGACAGCGGCTACGGCGGAGAGCACGAGAAGCCCAAGACGCAGTGGTCGGAGAGCcacaggagggagggggag CAAGCACGCCGCTGCGTCGTCTGAGGGGTGGGCGGCGCCATCAAGCAGGAGGGCGACGAGCCGCGCGCCAAGAAGTCGAAGTCGGACTCCTCGGAGGACGAGGTCCTCTCCGGCCACTCGGCGGGAGTTCCCGGCAGCTACATGAGCTTCTCGCCCAACCAGCCGCCGTTCTGCCTCCCCTTCTACCTCCTgcccccggccgccgccgccgccgccgcgtacCTGCCCATGCTGGAGAAGTGCTGGTACCCCGGGGGCATGCCGGTCATGTACCCCGGCATGAGCGGCTCCCCGGCCAGCCTGCCTGCAGAGACAGCGCCCCCCTCCCTGGTGATGTCCCCGAGGGCCGGTTCCCCGGGGCCACTGCAGACCCCGCTGGACTCCCCCGCTCTCCACAAAGCTTTGAAGCAGATCCCTCCTTTGAACTTGGAAACCAAAGACTGA
- the LOC115388308 gene encoding LOW QUALITY PROTEIN: N-acylethanolamine-hydrolyzing acid amidase-like (The sequence of the model RefSeq protein was modified relative to this genomic sequence to represent the inferred CDS: inserted 5 bases in 4 codons) yields MSRAEALLRPLLLLLLVPDSEPGAGLSPAPPTVNISLDEDPEVRWXPLLQVFDVSYLKAAAAEVIDSTIPKWVHHALTPVVEALEDYIPQPYXGEIQGLASHFGGELSDIXMLNFAYEVTAFCTSIVAQDKXGHLFHGRNLDYPHSVLRNLTINISFLKKGEVAYTGTSFAGYVGLWTGQSPNKFTVSGDQRGSEHLWNWWKNIVSAILYRRSPVSWLVRETLEEAEDFQDAVMRLSKIPIITGVYYIVGGVRPGEGVVITRDRKGPADIWPLEPVDGGWYRVETNFDHWLPPPARDHRREAANKALNATGQEHINADTLFQVLSLYPVCNGITVYTTIMSAATPEKYSTVIRPQGCSKTD; encoded by the exons ATGTCGCGGGCCGAGGCGCTGCtgcggccgctgctgctgctcctcctggtgccgGACTCGGAGCCTGGAGCCGGGCTCAGCCCTGCTCCGCCCACGGTGAACATCAGCCTGGACGAGGACCCGGAGGTGCGCT AAcctctgctgcaggttttcgATGTTAGTTACCTGAAAGCAGCCGCCGCGGAGGTCATCGA TTCCACCATTCCCAAATGGGTGCACCATGCGCTCACGCCAGTGGTGGAGGCTCTGGAGGACTACATCCCTCAGCCTT GCGGGGAGATCCAAGGCCTGGCCTCACACTTCGGAGGAGAGCTGTCTGATAT CATGCTCAACTTCGCCTACGAAGTGACCGC GTTTTGCACGAGCATCGTAGCTCAGGACA ACGGCCACTTGTTCCACGGCAGGAATCTGGATTATCCACATTCTGTACTGAGGAATCTGACCATCAACATATCCTTCCTCAAGAAAGGAGAG GTGGCGTACACTGGGACGTCGTTTGCGGGCTACGTGGGCTTGTGGACCGGGCAGAGTCCCAACAAGTTTACGGTCTCTGGTGACCAGCGAG GCTCCGAGCACCTGTGGAACTGGTGGAAGAACATCGTGTCTGCCATCCTGTACCGGAGATCCCCCGTCAGCTGGCTGGTGAGGGAG acgctggaggaggcggaggacttTCAGGACGCAGTGATGCGTCTATCGAAAATCCCCATCATCACAGGGGTGTATTACATCGTGGGCGGCGTGCGGCCGGGAGAGGGAGTCGTCATCACCAGAGATCGAAAAGGCCCCGCTGACATCTGGCCACTGGAGCCCGTTGATGGAGG gtggtACAGAGTGGAGACAAACTTCGATCACTGGCTTCCGCCTCCAGCCAGGGACCATCGGAG AGAAGCAGCCAACAAAGCGCTGAATGCTACCGGGCAGGAGCACATCAACGCGGACACGCTGTTCCAG GTCCTGTCACTGTATCCAGTGTGCAATGG